GCAACTGGCGAGTTCGGTGGAGCGCACGCTCAAGGACAGCCTGAGCGCCAGCGCACGCGAAGCGGGCGCCACGCTGCAGCCCGTGATGGAAAACGCGATGAACGCCATTGCACGGGAGTCCACCCGCCTGCACGAGCGCGTGAGCGAAGCCGTGCAAGCCCAGATGGGCGCGCTCAACGAGCGCTTCGCCGCCACCGCCAGCACCGTGGCCGACGGTTGGGCCACGGCGCTGCAGCAGCACGCACAGACCGGCGAGCAACAGGCGCAAGGCCTGGAGCGCGCGCTCAACAGCTTCACCACCCGCTTCGAAGAACGTTGTGCCGCGCTCATCGATGGCGTGCAGGCATCGGTGACCCGCACGCAGGCCGAACAGGTGGGCCTGGACCAGCAGCGTGTGGCCGCCTGGACGCAGGCCCTGCAGGACAACGCGCGCCAGGGCGAGCAACAGGTGCAAGGCCTGGACCGCGCGCTCAACGCGTTCACGAGTGCCTTCGAAGAACGTTGCGCCGCGCTCATCACCGGCGTGCAAGAGAGCGTAAGCCGCACGCACGCCGAACAGTCCGGCATGGAGCAGCAGAAGCACCTGGCCTGGACCGAGGCCTTGCAAACCACGGCCAGCGCGCTGCAAGCCGAGTGGCGGCAGGCCGGCGCGCAGATGCTGGCGCAACAACAGTCGGCCGCGCAAGCCCTGGAGCAGACCGCCCGCCAATGGCGCGACGAACTCGCCACCTTGCGCAGCGAAGAGGCCGCGCGCGGCCAGGCGGCGGTGCAGCGCCTGGGCGAGCTGCAGTCCTCGCTCAACGAGCAGGTGAGCACGCACCTCGTGACCCTGGGCACCGCGCTCGAAGCGCCCATCACCCGCCTGCTCGATAGCGCGGCCGATGCGCCCAAGGCCGCGGCCGAGGTCATCGCGCAACTGCGCCAGGACATGAGCCAGCTCACCGAGCGCGACAACCTCGCACTGCAGGAGCGCACCAGCCTTATGCAGAACATCGATGCGCTGGTGCAGGGCGTGCAGCAGGCCGCGGCCGAGCAGCGCGCGGCGGTCGAGTCGCTCGTGAGTTCCGCTGGCTCGGTGCTGGAGCAGGTGGGCCGGCAGTTCGCCGAATCCGTGGGCACGCAGGCCGTGCGCGCCGAGGAGGTGGCCACGCAGGTGCAAGGCAGCACCATCGAACTGGCCGCGCTCGGTGAAGCGTTTGGCCACGCCGTGGAACTGTTCTGCAGCACCAACGAGAAACTCATTGAAAGCCTGCAGCGCGTGGAAGGAACGGTGTCGCAGTCGGTCGCGCGAAGCGACGAGCAGCTGAACTACTACGTGGCGCAGGCGCGCGAGGTGATCGACCTGAGCATCACCTCGCAGCAAGGCATTCTGGAAGACATGCACCGGCTGCACCGCCAGGCCACCGCAAAGGCCGAAGGCGAAGTAGGGGCCACGCCGTGATGGTCGATCTCGACGAGCGCGTGCTGGAGGACGACGACGGCATCGAGCGCTCCGCGCCGGTGTGGGCCGTGTTCGGCGACCTCATGGCCGGCCTGGTGGGGGCGTTCGTGCTCATCCTCGTGAGCGTGCTCGCGGTGCAGATGGATCTGGTCACCAGCCTGCAGACCGAGGTGAAGAAGCGCGAGCAGGAGGAGCAGCGGCGCATGGCGCTGGAGAAAGCCCTGGCCGTGCCCTTGCAGAACGGCCGCGTGACGCTGGACAACGGCCGCATCGGCATCAGCGGCAACGTGCTGTTCGCGCTCAACTCCGACGAGCTGCGGCCTGAGGGCCTGCAGGTGCTCAAGAGCCTGGTGCCGCCGCTGCAGGTCTACCTGAAGGAGCGCGACGAGATGCTCATGGTCAGCGGTTTCACCGACGACCGCCCGGTGCAGGCCACCAACCTGCGCTTCACCGACAACCTCGAACTCTCGGCCCAGCGCGCGCTCACCGTCACGCGCGCCTTGATCCAGGCCGGCATGCCGCCGCAGCGTGTGTTCAGCGCGGCCTTCGGCGCGGAGCAACCTGTGGCCGCCAATACCGACGAGAAGGGCCGGGCCTTGAACCGCCGCGTGGAAATCGCGCCGGTGCCCAAGTCCACCAATGGCAGCACCAATGGCAGCACCCAGGGCCCTGCCAAGGGCGGTGCCGGTGGCTGACACCGACGCCGTGCGCGCGCGCTACCGCGAAGCGCTGGCGCGCCGCCTGCAGGCCGCGCCGCCGGCGGTGCAGCGTTGGCTGCACGAGAAGCTGCGAACACGCGGTGAAGGTGAGGGCGAGGCCGAACTGGCATGGGCAAGGGAAACGCCCCCGCCGGCCACACCGACCACAGCGCCGCGGCGCAAGGCGGCCAGCGTGCCACGCAAAAACGCCTCGCCCCTGGCGCTGCTGAGCCAGCAGGACGACGAGGGCACGGTGCGCTCCGAGTTGCGCAGCGCGCAGGCGTTTCGCGAGACCTGGTCGCGCATCTGCGCCGAAAACGACGTGAACCAGGCCGCGCAGCGCGCGCCGGAAAACGCGGGGCCACTCAATTCGCACATGCTGGTGCTGCGCACCCTAAGCCTGATGCGCGAGCTCTCGCCCGACTACCTGCGCCGCTTCATGGCGCACACCGACACGCTGCTATGGCTGGACCAGGCCAGCACACGGCTCAAGGCACCGGCGCCGGTAGGCAAGGCCAAGCCGGCGAGGTCAAAACGCTGAACGGCCGGATGAGATCAGCCCTCGCTTTTCAGCTTGCAGGCCAGCGCAAACGACCGGTGGTGTAGATCCTGCACAAGCTGCTGCACGTAGCCGCAGTCGAAGGCGGCAGCGGGCGCCGTCGCTTGCACACCCACGTAGATCTCGTAGTTCGGATCGCGCAGGGCCTTGAGCTTGTCCAGAGGAATCGCGATGCCGGAGAAGCGCACCGGACCTGGTTCCGGGACGCTGCGCTTTTGGGGCGCCGTCAGCGCGGTCATGCCCGGGCCGTATTCGTCGGCGAACTCGGCCACCAGCACGATGGGCTCGTTCGTCCTCTTCCACGCCTCGGTTGCCTGGGCGGTGAGTTCCAGCACCACGGTGAAGTCGGGGTTCTCGACGAAACGGGGCGACACCGGGTCTGGCTGCGCAGGTATCCCAGGCTTTGCGGGCGCAGGCGCTGTTGCTGCGCCATCGCCGCGTTCGCCACAGCCCGCCAGGACCAGCAGCGCGAGCAGCGCCACGCAGCGCTTCAGGTGGGCAGGTGTCGTCATTGCGGTTGCTCCGTGTCGGTGGTGCTGCGCTGGAGGCGCTCAGCGCATGCGGACCTTGGACGAAGGGACAGAAAATGCCCAGCGAAAAGCGGCAAGCGTCTGTTGACCGGTCACTGGTCGGCCTTTCCCCTGGGCGCCAAGCCGGTTGTGTGGCGGATCACCTGGGGCGGTTCCGCCCCGTTTCCAGAGGGGCACGCACCCCCTTTCATCGCCGCATGGCGCGCCGGGGCGAAGTCAGCCCAGGTCGTCCAGGCCCGGGTTGAACACCACTTCCCACAGGTGCCCATCCGGGTCCTGGAAGTAGCCGGCGTAGCCGCCGTAGAAGGTGTCCTGCGCGGGTTTCACGGTGCGTGCGCCCGCAGCGGCGGCCTGTTGCATCACGGCGTCCACGGCCTCGCGCGAGTCCACGTTGTGGCCGAGCGAAAGCTCCAGCGCGCTCGACGCTTGCGGTGTGGCCGAGAGCAGCGGCAGACCGGTGTCGGCCGCCAGGCTGCGGCGTGGCCACAGCGCGAGCTTCAACCCGTTGTGAAGCTGGAAGAAGGCCACCGCGCCGTTCTCGAATTCCGTGCCGATGATGCCTGGGGTACTCAGCCCCAGGCCGTCGCGGTAAAAGGCGACGGCGCGTTCCAGGTCGTCTACGCCGAGGGTGATGACGGTGATGTGTGCTTGCATCGCGTGGTCTCCTTGGTTGCAGCGTGTGAGACAACACCAGCCAGAGGCGCGATGGGTCTGGCTCCGTCAACTCGAACCTCCACTCCCTCTTCGGCGCGCGTGTCTTAGACCAGAGGCAACGAGGGACGGCTGCGCCGGCCCGAGATGCCGTCCCCCCTCGAAGCGCCGAAGGCGCGCCACAGAGGGGGGAAGCCGCGCAGCGGCGCAGGGGGGAGTTCCAATCTACCTTCGGATCTTGTAGCCGGTCTTGAACACCCAGGCGATGAAGCCCAGGCACAGCGCCATGAAGAGCACGGTCATGCCGGTGCTGGCCACGATGTTGACGTCGGACTCGCCGTAGAACGCCCATCGCAAGCCGCTGATGAGGTAGACCACCGGGTTGAACAGCGAAACCGCCTGCCACACCGGTGGCAGCATGTTGATGGAGTAGAACGCGCCGCCCAGGAAGGTGAGCGGCGTGACCACCAGCAGCGGAATCACCTGCAGCTTCTGGAAATTGTCGGCCCACAGGCCGATGATGAAACCGAACAGGCTGAACGTGATGGCCGTGAGCAGCAGGAAGCCGACCATCCAGACCGGGTGTTCGATGTGGTAGGGCACGAACACACGCGCCGTCAGCAGGATGAGCAGCCCCAGCATGACCGACTTGGTGGCCGCCGCGCCCACGTAGCCGCACAGCACCTCCACCCAAGACACCGGCGCGGACAGCAGTTCGTAGATGGTGCCCGACCACTTGGGCATGTAGATGCCGAACGAGGCGTTGGAAATGCTCTCGCTCAGCAGCGAGAGCATGACCAGGCCGGGGATGATGAAGGCGCCGTAGGTGATGCCGTCGATGTCGCCCATGCGCGAGCCGATGGCGGTGCCGAAGACGATGAAGTAGAGCGAGGTGGTGAGCACCGGCGCGACGATGCTCTGCGTGATGGTGCGGAAGGTGCGCGCCATCTCGAAGCGGTAGATGGCCTTGATGCCGTGGAAGTTCAGGTTCATGCAGGCACCCCCGTGCGGCTGTCTTGGGGTTTGCGGACCAGGCTGACGAAGATGTCTTCCAGCGAGCTCTCGCTGGACTGCAGGTCCTTGAAGTCGATACCCTGCGCGTTGAGCGTGCGCAGCAGCTCGGCGATGCCCGTGTCGTCCTGCTGGGTGTCGAAGGTATAGGTGAGCGTGTGGCCGTCATTGGCGAGGGCCAGCGGCCAGCGCGCGAGCGCTTCGGGCAGTTGCGACATGGCGTGCTGCAAGGTGAGGGTGAGCTGCTTCTTGCCCAGTTTGCGCATGAGCACGTGCTTGTCTTCCACCACGATGAGTTCGCCGTTGTTGATCACGCCGATGCGATCGGCCATGTCTTCGGCCTCTTCGATGTAGTGGGTGGTGAGGATGATGGTGGTGCCACGGTCGCGCAGTTCGCGCACCATGCGCCACATGTCGTGCCGCAATTCCACGTCCACGCCCGCGCTGGGCTCGTCGAGAAAGAGGATCTTGGGTTCGTGCGACAGCGCCTTGGCGATCAGCACGCGGCGCTTCATGCCGCCCGAGAGCGTGAGGATCTTGTTGTCCTTCTTGTCCCACAGCGACAGGTCGCGCAGGATCTTCTCGATGTAGGCCGGGTCGGGCGCCTTGCCGAATAGGCCACGGCTGAAACTCACCGTGGCCCACACCGATTCGAAGGCGTCGGTGTGCAGCTCCTGCGGCACCAGGCCTATGGCCTCACGCGCGCGCCGGTAGTCGCGCACGGTATCAAAGCCGTCCGCGAGCACCACGCCTTCGCTCGCATTGGCGATGCCGCAGACGATGCTGATGAGCGTGGTCTTGCCCGCGCCGTTGGGGCCGAGCAAGGCGAAGATCTCGCCGCGCCGAATGTCGAGGTTGACGTTTTTCAACGCCTGGAAACCACCGGCGTAGGTCTTGCTCACGCCGCGCACGGACACGATGGGGTCGGCAGTGTTCACCGCCTGGGAAGAAAGGGTCATG
The sequence above is a segment of the Hydrogenophaga sp. BPS33 genome. Coding sequences within it:
- a CDS encoding DUF802 domain-containing protein, which produces MSRNAQHRIFLTAAFVLGLLAILWVGWGFVGTSALALLMTAFIAIVYLVGAHEIRRYRQATAALAQALTQVPQPLQRLDDWLVQVPAAMQNAVRQRIEGERGALPGLALTPYLIGLLVMLGMLGTFLGMVVTFKGVLFTLEGSADLEAIRAALASPIKGLGLAFGTSVVGVATSAMLGLMSAIARRERAHAVRELDARIATALRPFSLVHQRQETFSALQQQASALPAVATQLQALMEQIDRRNQQLDEQLLSRQTQFHREASEAYTQLASSVERTLKDSLSASAREAGATLQPVMENAMNAIARESTRLHERVSEAVQAQMGALNERFAATASTVADGWATALQQHAQTGEQQAQGLERALNSFTTRFEERCAALIDGVQASVTRTQAEQVGLDQQRVAAWTQALQDNARQGEQQVQGLDRALNAFTSAFEERCAALITGVQESVSRTHAEQSGMEQQKHLAWTEALQTTASALQAEWRQAGAQMLAQQQSAAQALEQTARQWRDELATLRSEEAARGQAAVQRLGELQSSLNEQVSTHLVTLGTALEAPITRLLDSAADAPKAAAEVIAQLRQDMSQLTERDNLALQERTSLMQNIDALVQGVQQAAAEQRAAVESLVSSAGSVLEQVGRQFAESVGTQAVRAEEVATQVQGSTIELAALGEAFGHAVELFCSTNEKLIESLQRVEGTVSQSVARSDEQLNYYVAQAREVIDLSITSQQGILEDMHRLHRQATAKAEGEVGATP
- a CDS encoding OmpA family protein — encoded protein: MVDLDERVLEDDDGIERSAPVWAVFGDLMAGLVGAFVLILVSVLAVQMDLVTSLQTEVKKREQEEQRRMALEKALAVPLQNGRVTLDNGRIGISGNVLFALNSDELRPEGLQVLKSLVPPLQVYLKERDEMLMVSGFTDDRPVQATNLRFTDNLELSAQRALTVTRALIQAGMPPQRVFSAAFGAEQPVAANTDEKGRALNRRVEIAPVPKSTNGSTNGSTQGPAKGGAGG
- a CDS encoding DUF2894 domain-containing protein, which gives rise to MADTDAVRARYREALARRLQAAPPAVQRWLHEKLRTRGEGEGEAELAWARETPPPATPTTAPRRKAASVPRKNASPLALLSQQDDEGTVRSELRSAQAFRETWSRICAENDVNQAAQRAPENAGPLNSHMLVLRTLSLMRELSPDYLRRFMAHTDTLLWLDQASTRLKAPAPVGKAKPARSKR
- a CDS encoding VOC family protein, whose protein sequence is MQAHITVITLGVDDLERAVAFYRDGLGLSTPGIIGTEFENGAVAFFQLHNGLKLALWPRRSLAADTGLPLLSATPQASSALELSLGHNVDSREAVDAVMQQAAAAGARTVKPAQDTFYGGYAGYFQDPDGHLWEVVFNPGLDDLG
- a CDS encoding ABC transporter permease, coding for MNFHGIKAIYRFEMARTFRTITQSIVAPVLTTSLYFIVFGTAIGSRMGDIDGITYGAFIIPGLVMLSLLSESISNASFGIYMPKWSGTIYELLSAPVSWVEVLCGYVGAAATKSVMLGLLILLTARVFVPYHIEHPVWMVGFLLLTAITFSLFGFIIGLWADNFQKLQVIPLLVVTPLTFLGGAFYSINMLPPVWQAVSLFNPVVYLISGLRWAFYGESDVNIVASTGMTVLFMALCLGFIAWVFKTGYKIRR
- a CDS encoding ABC transporter ATP-binding protein is translated as MTLSSQAVNTADPIVSVRGVSKTYAGGFQALKNVNLDIRRGEIFALLGPNGAGKTTLISIVCGIANASEGVVLADGFDTVRDYRRAREAIGLVPQELHTDAFESVWATVSFSRGLFGKAPDPAYIEKILRDLSLWDKKDNKILTLSGGMKRRVLIAKALSHEPKILFLDEPSAGVDVELRHDMWRMVRELRDRGTTIILTTHYIEEAEDMADRIGVINNGELIVVEDKHVLMRKLGKKQLTLTLQHAMSQLPEALARWPLALANDGHTLTYTFDTQQDDTGIAELLRTLNAQGIDFKDLQSSESSLEDIFVSLVRKPQDSRTGVPA